GAGCTACTTTCTGGGGACAATGAGGGACTCACTCTCCCTATCTGGGACTGATGTAGATTGTTTTAGAATGCAGGCTGCCGCATTCCTTGTTCATCCTTATGTAAGCTGTTGAATACTATTTTTACTATTAACTAATACTGTTGGCACCCTATGGGGTTTGTGGAATCTGGTGTCATCCTGCTgtgagacaaaacaaactgtaGGTGAGGAGGTACTGAAATGTGCCCTGAAGCGGCAGCTCGCTGGATGGCAGTGCGTGTGCAAGGATTTGAGCAGGTTCCTAGAGTGGTTATGACCTCCCCTTGCCTGGGACTCTACACCTAAATAGGTAAAGAAGCCTGGCAAACTGACGCGTCACCTGATAGAAGGGTGCCTTACCTACCCTGATGAAACCCAGCAGCTTCTTGCCCTGTACGAGGGCCTGGCCTATGCCTATTGAGCCACAGTTCAGTACTGTCAGAAGAGTGTGGCTGAGGCAGGGACCCAAACTGCATTTGAGGACACTATGGCTGAGATAGGGACCCAAACAATAACTACAGTAATGGCCCCCagaagtgagaaagaaaaggtgggTGAGGAGAGCCAAGGAGCGATCAGCAAGACTCACTCACCTTTTAGTAGTGCCATGTGGCCAGTGCCAAAGTCTGATGGAGGGTGGAGGTTAACAGTAGACCATTGTGGCCTGAATGAAGTAACGCCCccactgagtgctgctgtaCTGGACATGTTAGAGCTCTAATATGAACTGGAGTCAAAGGCAGCCAGGTGGTACGCTGCACTTGGCATTGCCGATGCATTTTTCTCAATTCCTTTGACAGCAGAGTGCGGACCACAGTTTGCTTTCATGTGGCGGGGTGTCCAATACACCTGGAATCGACTGCCCCGGGGGTGGAAACACAGCCCTACCATCTCTCATGGACTGATCCAAAGTGTACTGGAAATGGATGATGCCCCGCAACATCTACAATACGTtcatgacatcattgtgtggggcaGTGAGGCAGAAGAAGTgtttgagaagggaaaaagaatagTTCAGAATGTTCTGATAGCTGGGTTTGccataaagaaaagcaaggtcAAGGGACCTGCACGGGACATCCAGTTTTTGGGCGCACAAATGGTGGGGTGGCCGTCGTCGTGTGCCTATGGATGTGGTTAACAAGATAGCAACTATGTCTTCACCAGCTAAGATGATGGAAACACAGGCTTTCGTAGGCCGCCTGGGGTTCTGGAGAATGCATATTCCACGTTACAGTCAGCTTGTGAGGCCCCTCTATTGAGTGACCCAGAAGAACCATTTTGGATGGGGCCTTGAGCAACAACAGGCCTTTGAGCAGATCAAACAGGGAAGTAGCTTTTGTGGTAGCTCTTGGGCCTGTTCAGACTGGACCAGCCCTGCAAAATATACTCTACACTGCAGCTGGATAGCATGATCTCACTTGGAGCTTCTGGCAAAGAACATCAAGAGAAAGCCGAGGTGGACCATTAAGGTTTTGGAGCCGGGGTCATTGAGGATCAGAAGGCCCACTACACTccctctgaaaaagaaatattagcaGCATATGAGGGGGTTTGAGCATCCTCAGTTGTTGTTGGGAAAGAAGCGTGTCTCCTCTTGGCGCTGCAATTTCCTGTGCTACACTAGATGTTCAAAGGAAGCATCCTTTTGACACATCGTGCAAACAGTGCTGCGTGGAGTAAGTGGGTGGGTAGCAGCACTGATCACACAACGAGCTTGACTGGGGGAACCCAATTGCCCGAGAATCCATGAAAAAAGGCAGAGGTTTTGGAGAATTTCTTTGAAAGGTCACTCGTGCTCAAGAAGCACCACCATATAATGAGTTATCAGAAGATGAAAGAGGCCATGCTCTCTTTTCTGACGGATCCTGCCTTGTGGTAGGAAACCATCAGAGGtggaaagctgctgtgtggaGTCCCACACAATGAGTCGTTGAGGCcgctgaaggagaagaaaagtggCCTCTGCTGTATCTCTGTACTGACTCCTGGATGGTGGCTAATGCCCTATGAAGGTGGCTACAGCAATGGAAGAAGACCgattggcagtgcagggctaaaCCCATGTGGGCTGCTGTGTTGTGGCAGGACATCACTGCACGGGTAGAAACGATGGCTCTGAAGGAACGTCCCGTAGATGCTTACATGCCCCAAAGTCGTGCCACTGAGGAACATCAGAAGAATGAACAGCCAGCTAAGGCTGCCAAAATTGAAATAGCTCAGGTAGACTTAGACTGGGAGAAGAAGTGTGAACTCTTTACAGCCTCATGGGCCCATGAACCATGCGGGCATCTAGGAAAAAATGCAACCTACAGACGAGCTTGTGATTGAGGGGTCGGCCTGACCACGGAGGCTATCACACAGGTCACCCGTGAATGTGAAACGTGCTGCAATCAAGTGAGCCACATGAGTGAAATGTCCTTGGAATAGATGGCCAAAGTGAGTTTTAAATCTGCTGaggcctggcaaattgactatATTGGACCACTGCCATGAACACACCAAGGCAAGAGCTTACATGCTCATCGTGGTAGAGGCAACTACTGGTTGGCTGTAAAAATACCCTGTAAACCATGCTATTGCTCGAAACGCTGTCTTAGGCCTTAAGAGAGACATTTTGTAGTGACATGGTACCCCAGAAAGAATGGAATCAATGAGTCTCCTtgtcttagtttggaaagacaggtgtctgccagggaaaagccggagcttcccttggaatggggaatgtaaaccccctcgctctgaattattttaattttgaaattaaggagctttcaggcaaagatatgggaataggaataacagttctttactaggaatattaaaaacgaagtagtacaaaaaagcaaacgaacaaaaaagaaaaacactggcagagtcagaacacgacctgacaccctgttggtcagggtgttggtagcagtccaattaagtcctcctggagtgacagatgtggttctgttggagtagagatgatcccGTGGAAGGATCCAGCGGTGGcgagatgagtctggtcttcctctgggaagccagtggaaaacaggctgtcctggtgttctgaatctcaggttttatccaggtaggaaagcttggctcctcccactgggtggagcatctcacaatgggatgatgccattttatcagtcatgcagtgagccttaatggctcattaacagcagatatccccctggaaGGAGGATGGGTCAGGGAAGAGATaggaacactgccccacctggttttaacagctggcccattaacagaagacacctgcccccttccccccgGAGCCATGAGGAATGGGTcatagaagagataaagaaagaaacacctccccaaccagtttcaacagatgggaaTAGAATACATCTTGCATTGAACCCAAGACACTCATTTATGAAATAACCTCATAAACTCTTAGGCAAAGAAACATGCATTGAGTAGATATATCACATCCCTTATCACCCACAAGCCTCTGGAAAGATTGAGAGGTATGATGGACTGCTGATGACTATGTCAAGAGGGTTAGGCAATCGGGCATGGAAGCATTGGGATGCAAATTTAGCAGAAGCCACTTGGCTGGTTAACACCAGAAGATCTGCTAACCGCCCTGGTCCtgcccaaacaaaaccactacATACTGTGGGAGGAGATAAGGTCCCCATACTACACACAGGGAAGTGGCTGTGGAATTCTCCTCCCATGGGAAAAGGCAAACCTATtaatgggattgtctttgctcaaggacctggGTGTACTTGGTGGGTAGTGCAGAAGGATGGGGAGACCCGGCGTGTGCCTCAAGGAGATTTAACCTTGGGGGAAAAGTAATGAGTGCAAACTGTATGTTGCAGGAAGTAAAGTAGCAGGAGTGACATGAACCGACGATGAGTGAATTTTACGAGGAGCGAGGAGAGTGCGAGGATAGCCCAGGCAGGGCCGGTGTCGGTGCCGAACGGTCGAGTGTGTCGCTTCTGTCCCGAGCACCCATCTTGATGGAATGGAGCCCAAGTCACAGCctgttttttaaacatctggAGGGCTGGAAGAAACCCATCAAATGGGAAACTAATATCTGTCTTTGAAAGGAAGGGGGACGGTAGTTAATGAAAATGTATACGTGTGTTGGACATAAAGATGGTTTAAGCATGGAGTTTAAGTTGTAAGTGTTGGTAAGAAGGGATTTCAGTCATGACATAAATACAATGGAAGAATTAGAAGccagatatagatatatatataaaaaattctgTGGGATCTGAGTATGATGCAAATGGTGCGAAGTAAGGGGTGGAGACTGTACTGGCTGTGGCTGAGATGGAGTTCACTTTCCCCATAGCGTCCAACAGTGCCATGCTTTGCATTTGTATCTAGaaaggtgttgataacacatcagtgttttggctactgcCGGGCAATGTTGGCACAGCGTCAGCGCTGCCTCTCCAACATTCTGCCCCCAATAAGTAGGCTGGGAGTGGGCAAGATCCTGGCAGGAGACACCACTAGaccaggtgacccaaactggccaGAGGGCTATTCTGTAccatatgacttcagctcagaaataaaagctaagttaaggagggggaaagggggcaCATTAGTTATTTACAGCGTTTGCCTTTCGGAGCAACCCCTACCTgtgctgaagccctgcttcTTGGAAAGTGGTCGGACAGTGCTTGCTGATGGGAACCAGAGgatatatttgtttttcctgtttccttttttgtgcgaaaactttctcttttcctttagtAAACTGCCCTATCTCACCCTGTGAGttgttttccatcttattttctctctgtgtcaaGCTGAGAAGGGGGAGTGATAGAACGACTCTGTGGGCACCAGCAAGAGGAGCTGGAAACCACTGGGCAGCCGGAAAGCTAACAATGTAATCACGAGAGTAAAAATGTGCTGGGACAACTCAATGACTGGAGCTCCCCAGTCAATGGCTATAAAGTGgtcagaaggaaggagaggcagaggtggTCCTCTGTGTGAACTCAAAATAAGAGGGATTTTCTGTACAGAGCTGTCTTTGAAAGACAGCGATGAACAGGTTGAGAGCTTATGGGTGAAAATTAGAGGCCAAGCTGTTGCGTTAAGAGTAAGAAACTTGGCAGAAAATAAAGCCCCTTgcactccagctgctcctcagacaTCAGAGGGACCGGGTGGGGTTAGGCCTAATTTCCGGTTACAACCAGTTCAGCACTGTGAATCTGGTTGCGTTCTCTAAGAACCTTTGTGAGCGCAGATTCAGGAATAGAGTGATTTTCTGAAGTTACAGAACTAGAGATTTGGAACTGCCATTGAGAAATGCACTAGCTGTGGTAGAAGTCTAATAACATCATGCTAACCCATGCAATACTAATAATAGCAATGGTATGCAGAAGCTTCCCAAGAGGGCGTCCCCGCtttggaggagggagaagagaacaGACCGGCAACTGTCTCTGACATCTCTTGGGAATTCCTGCTACCTAGCTGAAATTTCTACCCTCCTTATATACAGCCCAATCTTCTCCTCCTTACGTATAGCAAGATCTAATTGGAGAGCTGAGTAATATAATCATATACGTGGTAGCATGTACTTCAGTAAGCTTATTAGCATATGCATGAGTGTGCATTTTAATACTTAAATGACCCTTAATCGGGCAAAGGTTACTTCTTTGGCCTTGGTGTCCTTCAGAGTTCCGCTCTTAAGACTTCTTTCCATTTCATGCCGTTCATCAGAGCCAAGAAACGGCTTTCCTAGCTGCCCATGAACTCCTCCTTCGGCCATATTGTCCTTTCTTGACGTCAGCTATGTGGATCTCCATCAGGAAAGATAATGTGGAGGGTACACGGTTTAGGCCATATATAGTAAGCCTTAGCCCTTTCCTGACTCCATGGTCATCATCCCACACAAGCCAACAAAAGAAGCCAACCTTGTGTTTGGTATCTACTATAGGCCACCAGATTAAGAGGATGAGGTCGACGTAAGACATCAGGCAAGTTAGGCGGGACATGAGCGTTGCTGAGTAAGGGCCTTCTCTTCTGGTTGAGCTGAAGCATGAAGTGGACATGCATAGGTATTGGAAGCAGGGACACGCATTCTGGGAAGAATCTAAAGATGCCGCCCAGGTCTGTAGGGATGGGATCAGAAAAGCTaaggcaaagctggagctgaatTTGGCAGGGGATGTAAAGAATCATAAGATGGGCTTCCACAGGTGCATTGGTCAGAAAAATAAGGCTAAAGAAAGCGTACGCCAACCCacattcccttcctccctccccccctgcccccgcTGATAAATAAGCCAGGAGGTCTAGTGGCCAGTAACATGGAGAAGGCTGTGATACTCGGCGAGTcgttttcctctgttttcactgGCACGGTTACCAAACCTCTTGAGACCCTGAACCTCAAGGCAGGGACTTGGGGAACAAAGTCCCTTCCATCATAGGAAACAATCTGTTTTGAGACCACCCGAGGAACCTGTGGATACAcaagtcctgcacctggggaggcaCAACGCCATGCACCAGTACATGCTGGAGGTCGATcggctggaaagcagctttgcaaaatAGGACGACGTGCCCTTGCCGCAAAGGCGGCCAAGGATCTCCTTAGCCCAATATCGAGGAAAGCAGGGTTTATATATGTTACAAGATAGATGTGTGGGCCATTCAAGGTGCTCACTGTGCccggagctgcagggcacagcagaccACCCTTGGGCAGATTTGAGGGCGCTGCCTATTTTTCTAAAAGCCTCCTATCCAGCCTAACGCAAATCCTACTATCTTGAACCCTCAAGCCAGCAGTGCCGAACGCACgctttgtattttatttgcttccaGGAGACGTGCAGCTTAGAAACGTCTGCAATGGAAGTGGGGCTTTCAGCAAACAGTGTAGAGCAACTTCTGTTGGTTTTTCAAAATGTCCCGAGAAGTTAAGGGcaggcctgccctgccctggccaaaGCAGTCATTTGACTGAAGGGAGCAGCACCAAAAAGGCACAGGCACCTTTGGGGTGGACTTGATGCGGTAACAAATAATAAGAAATAGTGTTTGTAGCTACTACAGCCTCTTCTGCGACCTCGTAGCCCGCCCTCAGGGTCGCAGCACTACACGGGGCAGGTCCCTCGGCGCCCCGAGGGCCCCAGGTCGACGAGAGAGGACTCGCCAAGGGGGCGGGGAAAAGCGAAAGAGACAGGCGGGACAGCAAATGGAGACGCGGGCCACGATCCGTCGGCCCAATGGGCGCCGCGGAGGGCCGGGCTTAGTGGAGGAAGTGTCGGGGCGGACACGGGCGTTGTCCTTGGCTGACGAGAGTATCGGGGTGCTGGCCTCTCGCCCTGGTGGCGCCACTACCGTCTTCGGAAAGATTATCGGCAAGGCGTTTCTGTGGTCTCGTCAGCGACGAGGACTAGGAGGTAGCCTCGGCTTTGCTCTCTGTGCGCggttcctcttcccttccccctcctcccgcGCTTGCGGGCATCTGAGCCGAGGACACCCGGTGCGCGGTACCCGGGCGCGCGGCAGGGCGCGCGGcggcgctgctgctgcgggTGGGTGGGTGCAGGGACGCGGGACGGACGGGGCCTCTCTGGGTTGTGGCGCTCTCTACTGCACCGTCCCCATAGCTTGTTCTGTGCCGCACCCCCACCCCTCCGGCTGCCGCGGGCGTACTGGGTTGCAGGTGTTGTCCGGACTCGCCTCGTATCCCACCCCCACCGTGTCGTGTGTGCGCGCGTAGAGAAGGACCTCCGACGGTAACTTGGTCTCAATGTGTCTCCTAACAGCATCCCCCAAACTGGATTATGAGGGCAAGGAATTACATCtttctctaattaaaaaaaaaaaaaagcaaaaaaattacgAGGTGGTCATCCTGCAGGCTTCAATAGCTTTCCAGAACTCGTTTCTGTGGGGAAATAAGACCGTGATAACAGCATGCTTGCAAGGGTCACGAGTGTTGGTACTGGAAACTGGAGTGAGCTGCTTAGACCGGGGGAAAAACAATGCAGGCGTTGCCTATGGGATGTTAACTTTAAGGTAATATCCCATGTGATTTAGTTCCTAAAATGCTGAAAGTTAGCAGTTAGggattctttctgcttttgaaggTAGGGTTTGCATGCAGTATAGAAGACAGACTCGTCCCATGCACTTGCAGGCTTCCTGGCATTATGCGTGTGTTCGATGCTTGAGCTCCCTGTCCTGTGGGAAATGAATGGCCGCTGCTCTTCCACTTCACTAAACTCTTTGCTGATTCAGTTAAGCCATTTGTCTTCAGTCTCTGCGTGGACCACATCCAGTAGAAAAACTGCTCAGGAAAGGATCGGTCCCAACTAAAACATACTGGAGCTTGTTAATCGCAAGTAGTGGCCTGTCTCCTTCCCCCATGGTCTTGCATGACGAATCTCACTTCTAGAGGGGGCTCTGTAAATATACTGTATTTTGGGTACAGAAAGCATAATAATCATGCAGGAAAAATCAATGTTCTGGCTTGTCTTTGGGGTATCTGGTAATCTGCTTCTGTAGGAGTTCAGCGGGGCAGATGGGTTTGCATAAGCTATTGCCTTTCTCTGAAGCCGGTTATGTTTTAAGTGTTTACTCTTCCTCCAGTGCCATTCGTTCCTTGATCGTTTTGCCCCTAGACGCGACACTTTTCCTAGTCATGCCTAAGGAGCCAATTATCGAGTTGTCTGGAGCAGGAGATTCTGGTGAATCTGTAAGTACTGTGGGAGTTTTCTGTGTGCTAAACTGTACCTGTAGATAGTTCCTCATTTACTAGACTCTTTCCcatcccccctttcccccttgaTAGGGCACAGTAGGCTACTTTGGGTTTTCTGGCGCTATCATCTCTTGCCTCTGGCTTGTAATGGAGTTGAGCTTTTTGACTAAAAGCAGTGCGATAAAGCAGTGCTGGTCCCTGGGTGTGTACTTCTGGTGCAAAGCGCCATGTTGTTTTGGAGTGCAGTCTGGTGCCTATTGTCGTGGTTTAGAGTCAGAGTAGTAGTCCTTCTAACATGGAGAAGAGGGCTTGGGGTTTTTGGCAGGTCCGGGGCAAGGAAGGGCAAAGCTGGTTGAGAGGTGCTGGATGTTTTGCTTTAAGCTGTGAAAGCCATGTTCAAAGACACTGTAAACCCACGCAAAAGGCAgccaaaagtttattttccagcCGGATTGGTTATGTTGCCTGAAGACACAATGGGGGCTTTAACGCGGAGACAGTGTcagcttctgtggctgttttGTAGTCCTTTGGTGTCTATCTTGAGAAAAATTGCCTAGCTCTCTTTTGCCCCTATAGCGTGCATAATTGGTCTTTGTAGCTTTGCTTGGAAAGCTTTAGTTGCCAGTGTTTGGACGGCCGTTAATTTGGCCATGCAATGGTTGAACTGCTAGGAATTGGCTAGCTGCTTTCTCTGGGTGGTTCTCTGCTCtcattccttcccttcctgctctctcccctcttgttcctttattctttttattttacttatttatggGTTTGTacttccttctccagcttcttggGCATGTCGTGATTGTTGGCGAGATGTGTGTTGCTCACCTGGGCCTGACCAATGGATTCCGGATGGTTGTGGATGAAGggcccgagggtgggcagtctGTCTCTCGCATGCATCTACCCGTTCTGGGTGGCGGTCAGTTGGGCTGGCCGCCTGGCTAAGATTTTGGCACCGCAAGAGTTGCTGCACGTGTACAAATCGCCGCTGAATGGATTTCGTCTGTTGCCCATCAATCTAGCGGCTTTTGatgtgtaatttttcttttgccgTGCGTCTGTGGAAGGTAACAAAAGCTTTGAGCAGCAGTTGCACAATAAAGATTTGTCATGGGGATATCATCTCCGTCTTGCGCGTCTTACTGAGGGGAAGTAGTTCTGCAAGTTCAAACGGTGTCTCACCGAAATGCAAGTATGTGGAATGTTTCAGCCAGATAACAGCATTTCAGAGATAGATGATGATTTGCCTGTTTGTTTGAAGCGTGAAGCTGGAAGCGCTGCTTAGCAGTCTCTCGCGTCTTGTAGGAAGCAAAGTCTTAGCTCTTTGGCAGTGGTACGCCAACGTACAGAAAGCCCCTATGTAGGCTGCTGCTAAAAGTGTAGAAGATACTGTGTGTGAGGCTACATGCGTGCTTTCCAAGGGTGGATTCAGCATGGTGCACTGTGTTGGAAGCATCTACCTCCTGTTGCACCTGGGTGTCCTGGTTACATAAGTAGGGTGCCAGTTTAGCACTGTGTGCATGTAAGCCAACTGTATTGTACCACCCTCTGTGTCATTCCTGATGACCTGCTAACGATGGATCACTTGCAGTAGCTGCCTATTATACACCCAACACCTGAGGCTACAAGATGGGTGTTAAATGAGATAAGGGGGAAGAGGCAACCCTTCCCAGGCAGGGTAGTGTTTTTCTTCACACAAACGACTTAGCCATGATAAGTGCTTCCTCTGGGGAAGCACCAGCACATTCCCACCCAGCCTGAGGGGTCATCTCTGCTAATGGGCCATAATGGACTCAATGGCACTAGGATCATAGGCAGCTGCAGTGACTTAGACCATCAAAGACTCCCAAAATATCCCATGACTCACAGTATTACATTCCTCCACTGTGAAactccctgtcctgggggaggTACTGAGCATTCCCACTTGAACCTGTgcttatatatctatatctatatatctatatctatatagatatatagatatagatatctTTGGGTTTGGGGACTTTGGGCACCACCACTCGACAGATCCGAAGGAGGACCACTACTTCAACAGGACTGCGACCACTACTTCAACAGGACTGTGACCATCACTCTGACCAGCAGGGTGCCAGTTTATACTCTGTGGGTTAAAACCAGTTCTCTCTGTATCGTTGTATTTATTGTAACCTGTTTAGTAAATTGTAACTCCGACCTGTAATCTCTCTTGAGGCAGATGTGTGGGGTTGATTTCTCCATACGGTTTACATTTGAACCAGCATGCTGGGTGATTGCCATAGGTTTTAGAAGTCTCTGGCACCTGGTGGAATTTTATGTCTCGCCTCGCAGGCAAGGTTTTGGATGCTTAGCTCCAAGCCGAAGAGAGCCAAGGGTTATGAAACCCAGATCCGCTGGAGAGTTGTAGGTTCCTAGACCAGCCCAGGTGTGAAGGGACCTCGCAAGATCATCTGGTGCAGCCTTTTGCGGGAAAGGGAGCCTAGATGAGATTATTTAGCACCCCGTCCAATCGCATCTTGAAAACCTCCAGCAACGGGGACTGGTGCAACTTGTGCCCATTGTCCCTTGTCTTCTCCATGTGGCTCCCCTGAAGTACTAGAATACTGTGAGGAGGTTCTCCTTGAGCCTAGGCAGGTGCGTAACATTTTGCATCTAATTCCTTTGTCATTGCTAGCCTTCATGCAGCCCCTGTCTGCTTTCAGATGTTCCTCCACAGCTTTTGGATCATGCTGAGCCCATTTGTCCGCGTATTTAGGACTTAGGCTTATTCCTTGCTTCTGTAAGTATTCAGTGATATCTCTTGCCGTCCCTCCGACTATGCCAATTGGTGCAAGTGGGTGTTTTAGGTCGCTTAAAGAATCGCCGGGAAAGGTATCAGCAAAAGCAGGTTCTCCAGCCCTTTgagcatctttgtggccctccttGGGACCCTCTCCAGTCTGTCCGCCTCTTTTTATTGAAGTCTGGGgaccagaactggacacagagcTTGGCCTGCAGGCATGGCCTCTGTGAGAAGAGGCCAGGGTCTGCTCTGTGTGAGACACAGCTAGTTTTCACCAACTAGGCACCAGACTCCCTGAGAGCCAAAGCTGAGCaactcagcagagctggtggcaccCCTGTGTAAGCATATTTAAGAAAGGGTAAAGCGCTGTCTGGGGCAGgtatttccctgctgcccttaGATCTGGCAGGTGGCTATGTCCCGAAGGAactttttcatcttattttctcctcctgtcctATTGAGGAGGGGTGGTGAGAGAACAGCTGGTTGGGCCCCTGGCGGCCAGCCAAGGTCTGACATCATAAAGCCTAAAAGGCATATTCTTCCATGTAGAAGGGGGTTGGTGGTTTAGAGATTTTAGGAACAGGAAGATGAATTAGGGGCTGAATGTTGATTTGAGTGAAGGGCAGGTACCAATCCGTCTTCTATAACTGcaatttcagcagcagaggacagcTGAGAATCAGGCCCCAATGATGCTGGTCTGGGTGTTGCCAAGATGGAGTTCATTTCCCCATAGCAGCTCTCACAGTGCCGTGGGTCACGTGAAAAAGGGAGGCTTCCTCGACCCTTAGTGTGGGGAGATTTACTCAGTCTTTAGTGTTTAATTTGTCTGTGTTTCGGGAAAGCCGCGGCCGTTGTGCCCGACCAGTCTGTCAGCGTCCCGTTGGGGGGATCCTTCGCTGAGCAGTCGTACTGGATCAGAGGGTGGTTCGACTGACTTAGGGAAACACACCAACAGTGTAAGGGAGGCCCCTCAGCAGGTCTTCCCCTTTACCTATTGTGTTACCTGCCGCTGACGACTGGTAGCGTCCGCCAAGGATTCACGCTAGCAGTTTATGGAAGAACACTCTTTGTTAATATAAGTTGTGACAGGTTAAGGTTCAAAGATTGTCAGTGATAGTGTCTGtctgcaaaaatatatttgaaggaATATGCAGAGAAGCTCTAATCCCCAATAAAATGTTCCGCATGCATAGAGTATGATTCTTATCCAATAGGCATCTCTATGAGGGAGAAGACAGGTTCAGCCCATCAACTGATCCCAGCAGCTACGATGGAGTCGATGGAGTCTTCCCTAACTTTTCCCCATTCTCGACTTATTTTTAtagtatttctgtgtgtttaggTGGAGCTTGAGTGACTCTATTCATGCATACCTTTGTTACTGATTGGTGTAAAAttctcttgctttgcttttaaaggtACAGTCAGAAAGAATATAGAGCGCATGCCCAGTGAGGGGTGGTCGCACTTTGGAGGTGGGTAACTTTGGGATGGAGGTGTGCGTTAATATTATTATTGGTCTTTAACGAAGCAAGTTCATCGAAGGAGAGAGATTTCACCACAGTTGCTGGCTCAGCAGTAAGACATCTTCCCCTATCTCCCGTGGCTGACAGGTGGTATGCGGATTATCAGCTGCAAAGTACCATCGAGTTCCCTTCCCCGCAAGGatttctgcagagcctggcctTTGCTCCGCTCCACCCTCCATTCCATCCCCATTAGCAGGTGCGTGTGTATGGGGAATCATCACGGAATAGGTTTCAAGTCATGCCAACTGCATTCCATCCAGGGAGCAGCAACTGTGATTTACCCTATAATTCCCGTACTGTTATAACGCCTGT
This portion of the Prinia subflava isolate CZ2003 ecotype Zambia chromosome W unlocalized genomic scaffold, Cam_Psub_1.2 scaffold_31_NEW, whole genome shotgun sequence genome encodes:
- the LOC134565027 gene encoding uncharacterized protein LOC134565027, with protein sequence METRATIRRPNGRRGGPGLVEEVSGRTRALSLADESIGVLASRPGGATTVFGKIIGKAFLWSRQRRGLGASPKLDYEGKELHLSLIKKKKKQKNYEVVILQASIAFQNSFLWGNKTVITACLQGSRVLVLETGVSCLDRGKNNAGVAYGMLTLSAIRSLIVLPLDATLFLVMPKEPIIELSGAGDSGESLLGHVVIVGEMCVAHLGLTNGFRMVVDEGPEGGQSVSRMHLPVLGGGQLGWPPG